The DNA region CTTCTTGCCTTAGATTTAAAAGGAGCTCAAGCTATATGCATGGCACCGGACATAGAACAATACGATGTTGTTAATCATCTTACAGGCAAACCAGTAAAGGAAAAAAGAAACGTTCTTGTAGAATCAGCAAGGATTGCAAGGGGAAATATAAAAAATATAAAAGACATTTCATCAAAGAATATAGACGCATTAATCATACCCGGAGGAATTGGAGCAATAAAAAATTTAAGTAATTTTACTTCCAAAGGTAAAGACGCTGTAGTTCATGAAGATGTTAATCGTCTAATAAAAACTCTTTCATCTGAAGGAAAACCAATTGGAGCTATATGCATAGCTCCAGCTACTCTTGCCAAAGCACTTGCAAACAAAAGCCCCGAAGTTACAATAGGAACCGACCCAGGAACAAGCTCAATTATTGAAGCTATGGGAGCTCACCATGTTAGCTGCAGTGTAGAAATGATTCACATTGATCAAAACAATAAGCTAATTACCACACCAGCATACATGCTTGGGCCAGGGATTAAAGATATTTGGAAGGGAATAGAAAAGCTTGTTAATGCAGTAGTAGAATTAGCTTAAATATTATATATTAAAGCAAAACTGTTGACATAGGATACCTTTTTAGATTATAAGCCCGCTCTTATCAAATATATATAATAAACGCCCAAAAATTCCTATTATATTAACAATCAAGGATTTTTGGGCTTTTATTTCTCAAATTTAGGCTAAAAACTATTAAACGAAAAATTTCATAAAAAATCAATACATTGATTCTTAAGAACATTTTTGTCCACAAAAAGGAAACTCTACGAAATGAAAGGCGACATAAAACAAATTAGAAATATCGGAATAAGCGCCCATATTGATGCAGGAAAAACAACTCTTACAGAACGAATACTTTATTTTACAAAAAAAATTCACGCTATTCATGAAATTAAAGGAAAAGATGGTGCCGGAGCTACAATGGATTTCATGGAACTTGAAAAGGAAAGAGGTATTACAATAACATCGGCAGCTACTACTTGCGTATGGAAAGAACATGAAATAAATATTATTGATACACCCGGCCATGTAGATTTTACAATTGAAGTTGAAAGATCTTTAAGAGTTTTAGACAGCGCGGTTCTTGTTCTTTGCGCTGTAGGAGGCGTTCAATCCCAATCAATTACCGTGTGCAGTCAAATGGGAAGATATAAAGTTCCATTTGTAGCATTCATAAACAAATGCGACAGAAGCGGTGCTAATCCTTTTAGAGTAATAGAACAGCTCCATAAAAGGCTTGGATATAACACGGTAGCAATGCAAATACCAATAGGCCTTGAAAATAATTTTGCTG from Desulfobacterales bacterium includes:
- the elbB gene encoding isoprenoid biosynthesis glyoxalase ElbB; the encoded protein is MTKKIGVLLSGCGNKDGSEIHESVLTLLALDLKGAQAICMAPDIEQYDVVNHLTGKPVKEKRNVLVESARIARGNIKNIKDISSKNIDALIIPGGIGAIKNLSNFTSKGKDAVVHEDVNRLIKTLSSEGKPIGAICIAPATLAKALANKSPEVTIGTDPGTSSIIEAMGAHHVSCSVEMIHIDQNNKLITTPAYMLGPGIKDIWKGIEKLVNAVVELA